In the genome of Myxococcales bacterium, one region contains:
- a CDS encoding DUF4136 domain-containing protein has product MQISNSRTVRVDRRRTNRVLIVTVLATLAYGCATKAILQVERDPAADFSQYSTWSWFPIPSDDDRDRSESERELSRLVWEQIVREFAKRGFHYQRQGADLGVGARLRVGREKHVISQIQAIETLNSLHTSPSYEIQATNHEVKFYERGRLTIRVTELRRNQEVWRGEYTDTPREIFAPHAKEAVTITLESFPGISKGSDPAPH; this is encoded by the coding sequence ATGCAGATCTCCAACTCTCGTACCGTGCGGGTGGACCGACGACGAACCAATCGAGTTCTCATCGTAACGGTCTTGGCGACGCTAGCCTACGGCTGCGCCACGAAGGCAATCCTGCAGGTTGAGCGCGACCCCGCGGCGGACTTCTCGCAGTACTCGACCTGGAGTTGGTTCCCAATCCCCAGCGACGACGACCGAGATCGCAGCGAGAGCGAGCGCGAACTCAGCCGCCTCGTTTGGGAGCAAATCGTTCGGGAGTTCGCCAAGCGCGGCTTCCACTACCAAAGGCAGGGCGCAGACCTGGGCGTCGGCGCACGGTTGAGGGTGGGAAGAGAGAAGCACGTGATCAGTCAGATCCAAGCGATCGAAACCTTGAACAGCCTTCACACTTCGCCTTCGTATGAAATTCAGGCCACAAACCATGAGGTCAAGTTCTACGAGCGCGGTCGGCTTACGATACGCGTGACCGAGCTACGTCGGAACCAGGAAGTGTGGCGAGGAGAGTATACGGATACGCCTCGCGAAATATTCGCACCCCATGCGAAGGAAGCGGTCACCATCACCCTCGAGAGCTTCCCTGGCATCTCGAAGGGAAGCGATCCCGCACCCCATTGA